A genomic window from Cyanobacteria bacterium FACHB-DQ100 includes:
- a CDS encoding IS1 family transposase, producing the protein HRKTLCYSKSVEMLSHSIRLLLHYLKFRDVPIPV; encoded by the coding sequence TGCATCGTAAGACCTTGTGCTACTCGAAGTCAGTGGAGATGCTCAGTCATTCGATTCGCTTGTTACTGCACTACCTCAAATTTCGAGATGTGCCCATTCCAGTCTAA